In the genome of Arvicola amphibius chromosome 2, mArvAmp1.2, whole genome shotgun sequence, the window GGGGAAGATCTGAACATTggactgtctcagaaaagggTCTTCTTCCAGATGGCTTTTGAATTAAGGCAGCCGAGAGAAGCAAATGCTCTCACCCACGCAGCCTGACAAAGCCCAATGGTATGGGCAGCCAGGCTGTCGAactgtccttccctgtctctccacaCTTTCTGGTAAAAGCAAATGTCCAAAGCCACCACCCCCCAATCTGCAAAGCACCTTAGAATCCTCTCTCCTACCCCAAAccaatctttaaaaagacaaaatttccttGTTTACTTGCGTTTCCTGCTCTCCTCTTTGCTCGGCCACATTTGAGCTTGGAAAAAGCTGGAAGCTGAAATGTGTTGTTAAGGGCCAGAAGCTGTCAAGGCTTTGGGTGAGCAAGATTGATCGCACCCAGACTTCCTTCAGACCTTTGTTTggaataaaagcaagaaaactgGAAAACCTTACATTTTCCAAACTAGCATCTCTATCTGCAAGGCAATGCTCTGAGTTGGTCAGGGTTGGAGACCACTTTGTAGCTCATTTCCAACCCAAACCCCTTAGATGCTGGCCTCAGAGATGGAGTTCTGCCCTTGTTCCTTCGTCGGCCTTTCTCATTTTCTGCATAGAATTTTCTCCCCCACCAACCTCTCTCTCCTTGGCCATCAGAATGATTTATTTTCCTGCCACTGATGCCTGCCGGCCTGGGGCACTCTGATCACTTGGTccatttcaaaggaagaaaaaaaacccgaATCGCCTCGCCATCCTTAGGGTTTGTGGGAGAGAAGATACCTTcatcagatctctctctctctctctctctctctctctctctctctctctctcctagttttggtgattttttcttttaagttcttgCTTGGTTCCTAAAGGTGTTATCTTTTGAATCCTTCAGCACTGTCCAGCACTTAGTCTGATGTCCTGTCTCAGAACTGGaggaaagagaatgaaggagaagtTGAACCGATGTAACTTCTCCTTGAGTCGCCCTCTCCTCCGCAGTGCTGTTTCCCACAACAGGACCAGGGTGCAAATCTCCCTGGTGCCCAAGAGCAGGAAGGTGTGGGAGGCAATTCAGGCTGCCAAGAAACGCTCGCTGCTTCTGAACCAACCAGTCCCCAACAAGAGCGACAAGTACTCGAAGAAGAGTAAGAGGGAAAAGGGAGCGAGGAACAAGAGTCCTCACCCTCCCTGCTGATAAGTTCCAGCAGTCTTCCTGGAAATCCGAAATACTCACCGCGCCCGAGCCCTAAGGGTATGAAACCCAGAGTGCCAGGAGCCGCACGAGCCTGCTCAGGGCGGCATTTCTTTGGCTGGCCGCCGCCCAGGCTACGGGGATTTGGACACAAGGACCTGGGGCTGCTGCCTCTCTTGGCACTTGCATCTATCTTTCTCCAGCCACTCCTGAGAAGTTGATGGCGTAGGAAGATCGGCAAGCTTCGAGAGCCGCCTCTCTTTTTCCGCGGCCCGCAGGAGCCAGATGCAAAGCTGCCGTGGAAAAGCCAGCTAACAATGGGCCAGGGCGCATATCCCAGGCGGGACATTGAGGGAGGCAAGGGGGCTGCAAGGGAGGAGAGGGCAGACGGTAGCAGTGGAATGAgcgaaggagagagggaaaaagtggaaaggaaaggaaaggaaaggaaaggagaggagaggagggagaggagaggagaggagagaggaaaggagaggagaggagggaagaaaaggaagatgagagagagaggaaaggaggatagAATTTTGCCCCAGAGACGGAGCAGCGAGAGAGATGAgcgagagagaggtgagagagagagagagagagagagagagagagaataatgaaTCGGTTCTGAAATCTAGGAAATGATTTAGGGGAAGTACTGAGGATTGGAGAAAATTGAGGAAAAGAGGAACCCACCCCAattttctcatcttctctcttcGACTCTACTCCTCTAGCTCTTCTACagtacatctctctctctcttctctttctctctctctccctttctctctctccctttctctctctccctctctctccctctgctcttttcTCTTGCCTTAGCAGAACTTATGTGGCTGGGATGCAAGGCCCTCGGGTGTCAAAACTTTGAAGATTAATGGATTACTTTGTTAATGACTGCAGGCGTCAGGCTGAGGTGCTTAAATGATTTGTGAGGTGCGAGGCGTCTTCCCGACAGTCCCAAACAATGCACGGAGTGTGcgggggaggcagagggcagccgCTGGCGGGACCGGCAGCAGggctcacacgcacacactcacaccacacacactccaggGAGCACACTAGATCTTGCAGATCAGGAGGCGAACAGGCACTCTAGCCCCCACGCACTCCGGGGCATTCCCATCCACacccacatatatgtatttttgccCTGAAAAAAGTGTAAATAAAGCCTCGATGGCCCCCAATGAGGCGTTCCTTTCTGACTTTTTTGGATCAATCAAACAGACAGTGGCTTCTTTTGATTAAAGCCCAAATTGTCATTGGGCAGAAGCAATCATGTGACAGCCAATTCGGTCCAATTTCAACCTTGTCTCCATGAATTCAATAGTTTAATAGTAGCGCGGTCCCCATACGGCTGTAATCagtgaattagaaaaaaaacacccCAGCAGCGATCTTctatgatagattttttttttcgtCTGCGCTCGCCTTTTTCTTGGGCCTTGCCCCCCCAAAGCCCCTCCAAAAGAGGGAACTTTTTCTCCGAGGGGGCTCCAAGGAGAAGGCCATGAATTACGAATTTGAGCGAGAGATTGGTTTTATCAATAGCCAGCCGTCGCTCGCTGAGTGCCTGACATCTTTTCCCCCTGTCGCTGATACATTTCAAAGTTCATCAATCAAGACCTCGGCGCTTTCACACTCGACACTGATTCCTCCTCCTTTTGAGCAGACCATTCCCAGCCTGAACCCGGGCAGTCACCCTCGCCACGGCGCTGGCGGCCGCCCCAAATCGAGCCCCGCGGGCAGTCGCGGCAGTCCGGTGCCCGCCGGCGCCCTGCAGCCGCCAGAGTACCCCtggatgaaggagaagaaggcGGCCAAGAAAACCGCGCTGCCGCCCGCCACTGCCGCCTCCACGGGCCCTGCCTGCCTCGGCCACAAAGGTCAGTCCCGAGAGTTGGCCCAACGTCCCGGGGACCCTCGTCCCCCAGCGGGCTTCCCTGAGAGCGGTTATGGGGGAGGGGACCATGGGCTTctagggaagagggagagagagagaggtgcctgGTGGCGGAAACCCTGCCCCTGTGGGCTCAGGAGTGGTTTTGATGGAGGAGAAAATAGATTCTGAGCTCCACAATAAGACATATATATTTTGAGGAGGGGGGACTTTCTCTAACTTGTGTAATGTAGGATGATTTATTTGAGTTGGAACTGACCTCCTCTTGTCTAGTTGTCCTAGAGTTTGGCTTTTTGACAGTAATGAAGAGTGATAGACCGCTCTTGCTCAGCTAAGCAGCTGatgcattaattataaattgtgtTGTAGCTAATATAAAGTTTGCTCCCGGATGAAGAGGTTGGGGGGAGCCACAGTCAGGATTTGCTGGAGGTGGAGGAGATTGGGCTTCTCCGGGCTGGGCTCCCAGGAAGGCAGCACAATAGCTGCACCGCATCCAGGGGCGGCCATCTTGTTGCAGTTGCTCTTTCTTGCTGTATTTATTCTCCAGTGGAATAACCCTGCTCAGACCCCTCCACCTTCAACTGTACGTGTGTCTCTTGTTGGTTTCCTTTTCCGCAGAATCCCTGGAAATAGCTGATGGCAGCGGCGGGGGATCCAGGCGCCTGAGAACTGCATACACCAACACTCAGCttttggagctggagaaggaattTCATTTCAACAAGTACCTTTGCAGACCCCGGAGGGTGGAAATCGCCGCGCTGCTGGATTTGACTGAGAGACAGGTGAAAGTGTGGTTTCAGAACCGGAGGATGAAGCACAAGAGGCAGACTCAGTGCAAGGAGAACCAAAACAGCGAAGGGAAATTTAAAAGCCTGGAGGACTCAGAGAAAGtggaggaggacgaggaagagAAGTCACTCTTTGAACAAGCCCTGAGCGTCTCCGGGGCCCTTCTGGAGAGGGAAGGTTACACTTTTCAGCAAAACGCGCTCTCTCAACAGCAGGCTCCCAATGGGCACAATGGCGACTCTCAAACTTTCCCAGTTTCGCCTTTAACCAGCAATGAGAAAAATTTGAAACATTTTCAGCACCAGTCACCCACTGTTCCTAACTGCTTGTCAACAATGGGCCAGAACTGTGGAGCTGGTCTGAACAATGACAGTCCCGAGGCCCTCGAGGTCCCCTCTTTGCAGGACTTCAATGTTTTCTCTACAGATTCCTGCCTGCAGCTTTCAGATGCGCTGTCGCCCAGCTTGCCGGGCTCCCTGGACAGTCCCGTAGATATTTCAGCTGACAGCTTTGACTTTTTTACAGACACACTCACCACAATCGACCTACAGCATCTGAATTACTaagaacattaaaacaaaacaaagcgtcCTAACACAAAACCCCTTTGACCAGGTGGTTTTGCCATCTTTTATTCCGggagtttattttttgttttatttttcttcttgatctCCTCCCCCTACTTTCTTAAATGTTGAGGATTTTCTGTTTAATGTTCTCCCCCACTCAGTTTTAAAGCCATCTCTTACAAATTATGTTGGAGTTTTAGTTGTTTTACACCGAACCCAACAAGCTTCTATGTGATTTTCCTGAGAACAAAACATGAGGCCTGCAAGAAAGTGACCATAAATTGTCTtgtcactttctttttatttttgtatcacATTCGGATGCATTGTCATGCATATTTTTGGTAGAATAAATTCTCCTTTGCTATAAgtagctttcttattttttcttccccTCGAGGCTTATACTGATTCCGTTTTGCTTCTTTTAGTCTAATATAGTAAATAAAAGTCTGGTCAGTTTacctttttcaattttaatatattttttattaggGTGGCATGTTCAAAGTCTGCAAAAGACAGCAACaaagaagaaagccagaaaaTGGCCAGGGCTTCTGGCAAGTGTTTTTttggctccccccccccaagggaATGGATTTGGTTTTCAGTGTTGAGACTCAAGCCATAGAGAAATTAGTAATAGAAACAGGACTGGGCTGCCTGAGTTGGCCCCAGACCAAGCTTTTGAAAGTGGAGAAAGAAAGTGCCTCCAGAAACTCCCAGATCTAGGATGAGTAAAGTGGAGTTCCTTGAACAAGCTACCAGGCTCTAGGTCAATAACCAAGTTatcaaaaattcatttatttatacacatTTGTTTCAAACATCTACATTCcagctcctccctttcctctccccacttcagTGTGGTTGATTAATCTCCCAGTTGTTGATGGGTTCAGGCAAAACAGACCTAAAAGatagaggaaaacaaaataaaacaaaacagtagttACTAGCTGGAAAATGCATGCCAGGCAGGGTTCTTTCCAGTCATCCCAGGATTCTTGcccccataacacacacacacacacacacacacacacaccgatatTTAATTCTTAGATCTGTTTACTTTGCtaataataaatcattaaagGTTTGAAGTCAGGTTAGCaaactgatattttaaaacagagagTTTCTGCACCTTAGAATATTAATTAACCCAGTTTCTTAGACAGAGAAGGAGCACTTTAAatgaaatatcaataaaatgtgATCTAGGGTGTGTTATTGGGGTGTTCTGTTTTTCCCCCTCTTATTTTGTCTGCccctacttttatttatttttccttttctgggctCTGTTCTGATGACTTACTGTGAGAAACTGCAGCAACATGTGCGTGGGGCAAGCTGATTGATGTTTAAGAACCCAGCTCTTAACTGCAAAGGCTTGGGAGTTACAATGAAGCCTCCATCATtcttgggggggggtggtggttcGCTGCCtacccttccctccactctctaCTCCCCCAGTTCCTCAGCCATCTTGGTGTGTGGGAACTGTGTAGGTTCAAGCCCCA includes:
- the Hoxa2 gene encoding homeobox protein Hox-A2 → MNYEFEREIGFINSQPSLAECLTSFPPVADTFQSSSIKTSALSHSTLIPPPFEQTIPSLNPGSHPRHGAGGRPKSSPAGSRGSPVPAGALQPPEYPWMKEKKAAKKTALPPATAASTGPACLGHKESLEIADGSGGGSRRLRTAYTNTQLLELEKEFHFNKYLCRPRRVEIAALLDLTERQVKVWFQNRRMKHKRQTQCKENQNSEGKFKSLEDSEKVEEDEEEKSLFEQALSVSGALLEREGYTFQQNALSQQQAPNGHNGDSQTFPVSPLTSNEKNLKHFQHQSPTVPNCLSTMGQNCGAGLNNDSPEALEVPSLQDFNVFSTDSCLQLSDALSPSLPGSLDSPVDISADSFDFFTDTLTTIDLQHLNY